The window CCCTGGAATATTCTGGCGGTCACCTTTACCAACAAGGCAGCCGAAGAAATGAAAAACCGGGTGAAAGCCCTGCTGTCTCATTCCGACGGGCTGAAGGTATGGATCAGCACTTTCCATTCTGCCTGTGTCCGGATATTGCGCCAGCATATATCCCGGCTGGGCATGAGCAGCGATTTTGCCATCCTGGATGCTCAGGATCAGATGAAGACCATCAAAAGATGCATTGCCGATGTGGATGACCATCCCCAGTCCATGCAATCGTATGCGGTTCTGGCTGAAATCCGGCGTGCGAAAAATGACCTTGTCTCTGCCCGCGAGTATGCCGATTCAGCCGGAGGAGACTTTTTTAAATCCCGCGTTGCCCGCATCTTCCGGGCTTACGAAAAACGGTTGAACGAGGACCATGCCCTCGATTTCGACGACCTGCTGCTGCTTACCGACAGACTCTTCAGGGAATGCCCCGATGTCCTGGCCTCGTATCAGAACCGGTGCCACTATATCATGGTGGACGAATACCAGGATACCAACCATGCTCAAAGCAGGATTATTTACCGCCTGGCCCAGCAGCACCGGAACATCTGCGTTGTCGGAGATGACGATCAGTCCATTTACCGCTGGAGAGGTGCGGACATTCGTAACATCCTCGGTTTTGAAAAGGTGTTTCCGGAAACCAGAACCATCCGGCTGGAGCAGAATTACCGCTCCACCAGAACCATTCTGCGGGCGGCCAACCAGGTGATTGCTCATAACAGTCTGCGGAAAATCAAGGAGCTGTGGACAGACAACGAGGAGGGGGATAAAATCTGCCTCTATCAGGCCCCGGACGAGTATGCGGAAGCCCGCTACATCAGTCAGCAGATCCAGGCGCTTCGGCGTTCGGATTTTTCCGACTGCCGTTCCTTTGCCGTTCTCTACCGCACCAATGCCCAGTCGCGGACAATCGAAGAAGCCCTGCGCAACGATGGGCTCCCCTATCAGATCGTCGGCGGACTCAAATTCTACGAGCGAAAGGAAATCAAAGACCTGATCGCCTATCTGAAGGTGATTGCAAACCCCGATAGCCGGACAAACATTTTACGGATCATCAATGTGCCGCCCCGCAAAATCGGCCAGACCAGCCTGGCCAAAATCGAAGCCCTGGCCGATGAAAACCGCCTTCCCTTCTCTCAGGCGCTTTTCGCCATCCTGGAAACTCAGGAATTAAACACCACCCAGAAGCAGAACCTGATGAGGTTTCTCCAATCCCTGAAAAACTGGAGAGATGTCCGCACAAGCCACACCATCTCGCAGCTCCTGGATCTTGTCCTGAAAGAGACCGACTACCTTGCCTATCTGGAGGAGGAAAAGACGGATCAGGCCGAGTCGCGGGTGGAAAACGTAAAAGAGCTGCTCTCCGGAATGAAGCATTTCGAGCAGCAAAATCCGGACAGCAGCCTGGAGGACTTCCTCGACCATGTGAGCCTTTTATC is drawn from bacterium and contains these coding sequences:
- a CDS encoding UvrD-helicase domain-containing protein codes for the protein MNSPLDSLNPVQREAVQHTEGPLLILAGAGSGKTRTITYRIWYLITQKNVSPWNILAVTFTNKAAEEMKNRVKALLSHSDGLKVWISTFHSACVRILRQHISRLGMSSDFAILDAQDQMKTIKRCIADVDDHPQSMQSYAVLAEIRRAKNDLVSAREYADSAGGDFFKSRVARIFRAYEKRLNEDHALDFDDLLLLTDRLFRECPDVLASYQNRCHYIMVDEYQDTNHAQSRIIYRLAQQHRNICVVGDDDQSIYRWRGADIRNILGFEKVFPETRTIRLEQNYRSTRTILRAANQVIAHNSLRKIKELWTDNEEGDKICLYQAPDEYAEARYISQQIQALRRSDFSDCRSFAVLYRTNAQSRTIEEALRNDGLPYQIVGGLKFYERKEIKDLIAYLKVIANPDSRTNILRIINVPPRKIGQTSLAKIEALADENRLPFSQALFAILETQELNTTQKQNLMRFLQSLKNWRDVRTSHTISQLLDLVLKETDYLAYLEEEKTDQAESRVENVKELLSGMKHFEQQNPDSSLEDFLDHVSLLSDIDEYHEGSGAITLMTVHSAKGLEFPVVFMIGMEEGLFPISRSTFKQEELEEERRLCYVGMTRAGKKLFLTRAEQRMVYGNTQRSEASRFIAEIPPEFLDLSGGHAAYRSSSSGNAGYRSIPSTRKEPSMTPQPEKLQKQFATSKTRPDYLQNPVESNGNLQPGDRVYHEQWGEGVIFNCEGEGENTKVSVNFGGLRKKLLVKYARLRKI